The following are encoded together in the Salvia hispanica cultivar TCC Black 2014 chromosome 6, UniMelb_Shisp_WGS_1.0, whole genome shotgun sequence genome:
- the LOC125194744 gene encoding uncharacterized protein LOC125194744 — translation MPPRTRSNKMAGTSAEGEETSMTHPTPDGDLVSMMARMMKEFKQEMMIQMDVRAKESIARSKESEARMLAAQNTLFEEFNTLKGGRTSRTPTSRGNHLPNVAPEEMMEEVVYEGWQRGNDRNRVNHMENDRFGGRNGAHGHFKGDYESRYHGDGLDRGYSGKRAPKSHGEWHSKRVRDHVSHNGFERPIEEEVSYRARLRPTYPHGGVDTNQRGNLIEGMEVRHHVVHGLETTHPEKEQEERGQVDELLAQGSSALSLSPCDVSLNEIILEKPLCVDKFVIDVLCKKWSHELETLNAKSTFAPYIDPFLVKSSIERHDISLVASTLNVGVTSLHAKMPKLSFVGNFELHVYVDEDTKTKKSNMDNDFRTWCLLCLHCKVVKPFNGIGVFYGRFVKDFSTHMSLEDDVVTNGIKLHRSHVCGIVLKLLEQLCGANLETFLMILDVVFYKYHMHGVESCLHVVHEGLWTHCSLMFDNLLKLMGQWDEIHIDELCLLNDNLSCKLNVNYHKPPLYPDLEFVNLWKRTSYLSKNGVLMIENDCSLHERENKIFVLRPLLITFHFAPYEDPFLYMPCLDENAKSFVKMLKDMGIDNVEMFEAKRVKLCEACVWHNTCFHCMTIKPFSGRLVPGVALQGLGILTLVRMFGANGVKKKCKKKKKKKGKGVKNAKHHITFQVMQYIL, via the exons ATGCCTCCTCGCACCCGGTCCAACAAAATGGCGGGGACAAGTGCGGAAGGGGAGGAAACAAGCATGACTCACCCTACACCCGATGGGGACCTTGTGAGCATGATGGCCCGAATGATGAAGGAATTCAAACAAGAGATGATGATCCAAATGGATGTGCGAGCAAAAGAATCCATTGCTCGATCAAAAGAATCCGAAGCCCGCATGCTTGCCGCCCAAAACACATTATTTGAGGAGTTCAACACCTTGAAGGGAGGCCGCACATCTAGGACTCCTACTTCTAGGGGTAACCATCTACCTAATGTTGCCCCGGAGGAGATGATGGAAGAAGTGGTGTATGAGGGATGGCAACGGGGGAATGATAGAAATAGAGTCAATCACATGGAGAATGATCGGTTTGGGGGAAGAAATGGTGCTCATGGCCATTTTAAAGGTGACTATGAATCAAGGTACCATGGAGATGGGCTTGATAGAGGATATAGTGGGAAACGAGCTCCCAAGTCTCATGGAGAGTGGCATTCTAAGAGGGTGAGAGATCATGTTAGCCATAACGGGTTTGAGAGgccaattgaagaagaagtctCATATAGAGCTCGATTGAGGCCTACCTACCCACATGGTGGTGTTGACACAAACCAAAGAG gaaatttaattgaaggCATGGAAGTGAGGCATCATGTTGTACATGGCTTGGAAACTACTCACCCGGAGAAGGAACAAGAGGAACGAGGGCAAGTGGATGAACTCCTTGCCCAAGGTTCAAGTGCACTATCCTTATCTCCTTGTGATGTTTCATTGAATGAGATTATATTAGAGAAACccctttgtgttgataaatttgttattgatgTCTTGTGTAAAAAGTGGTCTCATGAGCTTGAAACTTTGAATGCTAAATCTACCTTTGCACCATATATTGATCCTTTCTTGGTAAAATCAAGCATTGAGAGACATGACATTTCTCTTGTGGCTTCTACCTTGAATGTTGGAGTGACTTCCTTGCATGCTAAGATGCCTAAACTTTCATTTGTTGGTAATTTTGAGCTTCATGTGTATGTGGATGAGGATACTAAGACCAAGAAGAGTAACATGGATAATGACTTTAGAACTTGGTGTTTGCTATGTCTTCATTGCAAAGTGGTTAAACCCTTCAATGGGATTGGAGTATTCTATGGCCGTTTTGTGAAGgatttttccactcatatgTCTCTTGAGGATGATGTTGTGACTAATGGCATAAAATTGCATCGTTCTCATGTTTGTggtattgttttaaaattgcTAGAGCAATTGTGTGGGGCTAATTTGGAAACATTTCTCATGATACTTGATGTAGTTTTTTACAAGTATCATATGCATGGTGTTGAGTCTTGTCTCCATGTCGTGCATGAAGGTTTATGGACACATTGCTCCCTTATGTTTGATAATCTCTTGAAATTGATGGGGCAATGGGATGAAATCCATATTGATGAACTTTGTTTGTTAAATGATAATCTTTCTTGCAAACTTAATGTGAATTATCATAAACCTCCTCTATATCCTGACCTAGAGTTTGTcaatttatggaagagaactTCTTATTTGAGCAAGAATGGTGTGTTaatgattgaaaatgattGTTCGTTGCATGAGCGTGAGAATAAGATTTTTGTGCTTAGGCCTCTCTTGATAACTTTCCATTTTGCACCATATGAGGACCCTTTCTTGTATATGCCTTGTCTTGATGAGAATGCCAAATCTTTTGTGAAGATGTTGAAGGACATGGGTATAGATAATGTGGAAATGTTTGAGGCAAAAAGAGTCAAATTGTGTGAAGCTTGTGTCTGGCAtaatacttgttttcattGCATGACAATCAAGCCGTTTAGTGGG AGGCTGGTGCCTGGGGTGGCATTGCAGGGGCTGGGCATCCTCACACTTGTGAGGATGTTTGGGGCCAATGGTGTGAAGAAGAAgtgcaagaagaagaagaagaagaagggcaaGGGTGTGAAGAATGCGAAGCACCATATTACTTTTCAAGTAATGCaatacatattataa
- the LOC125193480 gene encoding FT-interacting protein 7-like, producing MAKLVVEVLDASNLMPKDGHGSASPFVEVEFDEERRKTSTKHKDLNPFWDEKLVFNIKNPRDLDKKSIDVSVYNDNKEGHKNFLGKVRISGRFVPESEQESMGQRYPLEKRGPFSHVKGDIALKIYSVHGGAPSSGGFEAVEEVLNHMEGNMEDLYNHSHHHHQKHKERERESAPPPLKEINTDKFDDEFFYKGSHDKIKKKKSKEKEVRTFYSVGTGGGGPPPPPPEKPVFEKRADFAKGGGAPAATVMQMQFPGQKPEYGVVETRPPLAARMGYWGRDKTASTYDLVEQMNFLYISVVKAKDLPVMDISGSLDPYVEVKVGNYKGVTKHLEKNQYPVWNAVFAFSKERLQSNLIEVTVKDKDFGKDDFVGKVVFDVAEVPLRVPPDSPLAPQWYKLANKKGEKHPDHGEIMLAVWMGTQADEAFPEAWHSDAHSLSQQSLASTRSKVYFSPKLYYLRVHIMAAQDLVPSDRGRMPDPYVKVQLGHQIRATRPSAMKHINPEWNEELMFVVSEPFDEYIFISVEDKVGPGKDENIGMILIPVREVPQRIETSKLPEPRWYALQKPSKAEEDGEKKKEVKFASRILLRICIDAAYHVLDESTHFSSDLQPSSKHLRKPSIGMLEVGILSARNLLPMKGKDNRLTDAYCVAKYGNKWVRTRTLLDTLHPRWNEQYTWEVHDPCTVITIGVFDNCHINGKDDARDQRIGKVRIRLSTLETDRIYTHSYPLLVLAPSGLRKHGELHLALRFTCTAWVNMMAQYSRPLLPKMHYVQPISVRHIDWLRHQAMQIVSARLIRAEPPLRREVVEYMLDVDYHMFSLRRSKANFFRIMSLLSGISYVIRWFDGICYWKNPLTTILVHVLFLILICYPELILPTIFLYLFVIGLWNYRLRSRVPPHMDARLSQAENTHPDELDEEFDTFPTSRPSDLVRMRYDRLKSVAGRVQTVIGDLATQGERALSILGWRDPRATAIFIIFSLIWAVFLYVTPFQVVAVLIGLYILRHPRFRSKLPSVPVNFFKRLPARSDSLL from the coding sequence ATGGCCAAGCTGGTGGTGGAGGTTCTCGACGCCAGCAACCTCATGCCCAAAGACGGCCACGGCAGCGCCTCCCCCTTTGTGGAGGTCGAATTCGACGAGGAGCGCCGCAAGACTTCTACTAAGCACAAAGATCTCAACCCTTTCTGGGACGAGAAGCTCGTCTTCAACATCAAGAATCCCAGAGATCTTGACAAAAAGTCCATAGACGTCTCTGTCTACAATGATAACAAGGAGGGCCACAAGAATTTTCTTGGGAAAGTCCGAATATCCGGCAGGTTTGTGCCTGAATCTGAGCAGGAATCCATGGGCCAGAGGTACCCTCTTGAGAAAAGAGGCCCCTTTTCCCATGTCAAGGGCGATATCGCCTTGAAGATTTACTCCGTGCATGGTGGCGCCCCCTCCAGTGGTGGATTTGAGGCGGTGGAGGAGGTTCTCAACCATATGGAGGGCAATATGGAGGATCTCTACAACCAcagccaccaccaccatcagAAGCACaaggagagggagagagagagtgctCCACCGCCGTTGAAGGAGATTAACACTGACAAGTTTGATGATGAGTTTTTCTACAAGGGGAGCCATGACAagatcaagaagaagaaaagcaaGGAGAAGGAGGTGCGGACCTTCTACTCTGTTGGCACCGGCGGAGGCgggccgcctcctcctccgccggaGAAGCCTGTATTCGAGAAAAGGGCCGACTTTGCTAAAGGCGGTGGAGCTCCGGCTGCCACTGTGATGCAAATGCAGTTCCCGGGGCAGAAGCCGGAGTATGGCGTGGTGGAGACACGGCCACCGTTGGCTGCAAGGATGGGGTATTGGGGCAGAGACAAAACAGCAAGCACCTACGATTTGGTGGAGCAGATGAATTTTCTATACATCAGTGTAGTGAAAGCAAAAGATCTACCTGTCATGGACATCTCCGGCAGTCTTGATCCTTATGTAGAAGTGAAAGTGGGTAACTACAAAGGTGTGACTAAGCATCTCGAGAAGAATCAATATCCAGTTTGGAATGCAGTCTTCGCTTTCTCAAAGGAGAGGCTTCAGAGCAACCTCATTGAGGTTACAGTCAAAGATAAGGACTTTGGCAAAGATGATTTCGTGGGGAAGGTCGTATTTGATGTTGCAGAAGTGCCCCTGCGCGTGCCACCAGATAGCCCTCTGGCTCCACAGTGGTACAAATTGGCAAACAAGAAAGGGGAGAAGCACCCTGATCATGGAGAGATCATGCTTGCAGTGTGGATGGGGACGCAGGCTGATGAAGCATTCCCGGAGGCGTGGCACTCCGATGCTCATAGCTTGAGCCAGCAGAGTCTAGCTAGCACGAGATCCAAAGTGTATTTCTCACCAAAACTGTACTACCTCAGAGTGCACATCATGGCAGCTCAAGATCTCGTGCCATCTGATAGAGGGCGGATGCCTGATCCGTATGTTAAGGTGCAGCTTGGCCATCAAATCCGTGCCACCAGGCCTTCAGCAATGAAGCATATCAACCCGGAGTGGAATGAGGAGCTTATGTTTGTTGTATCTGAGCCGTTTGATGAGTATATTTTCATTAGTGTGGAGGATAAGGTTGGACCGGGGAAGGATGAGAATATTGGGATGATCTTGATACCTGTTAGGGAGGTTCCACAAAGAATCGAGACTTCCAAGCTGCCTGAGCCACGGTGGTATGCTCTGCAGAAGCCATCTAAGGCAGAGGAGGAtggggagaagaaaaaagaggtAAAGTTCGCGAGCAGGATCCTTCTCCGGATCTGCATTGATGCAGCCTACCATGTTCTTGATGAGTCCACGCATTTCAGCAGTGATCTTCAGCCATCATCCAAGCATCTGAGGAAACCTAGCATTGGGATGCTTGAAGTTGGAATCTTGAGTGCTCGAAACCTGCTACCGATGAAGGGGAAAGATAATAGGCTCACAGATGCGTACTGCGTAGCAAAGTATGGGAACAAATGGGTTCGTACCAGAACGCTTCTTGACACGCTACATCCTCGTTGGAACGAGCAGTACACGTGGGAAGTTCATGATCCTTGCACTGTGATCACCATTGGTGTCTTTGACAACTGCCACATCAATGGGAAGGATGATGCAAGGGATCAGCGGATCGGGAAGGTCAGAATCAGGCTCTCGACGTTAGAGACAGATAGAATTTACACTCATTCTTATCCGCTACTCGTGCTAGCTCCCTCTGGATTGAGGAAGCACGGTGAGCTCCATCTAGCTCTGCGATTCACCTGCACAGCTTGGGTGAACATGATGGCTCAGTACAGCAGGCCGTTGTTGCCAAAGATGCACTACGTTCAACCAATCTCTGTGAGGCACATAGATTGGCTGCGCCACCAAGCAATGCAGATAGTGTCTGCACGGTTGATCCGGGCTGAGCCACCTCTAAGGAGGGAGGTGGTGGAATATATGTTGGATGTGGATTATCACATGTTCAGTTTGAGGAGGAGCAAGGCCAATTTCTTCCGCATAATGTCACTCCTTTCCGGGATTTCATATGTCATCCGGTGGTTTGATGGCATCTGTTATTGGAAGAATCCATTGACAACCATCCTGGTGCACGTGTTGTTTCTGATACTCATCTGCTACCCGGAGCTGATCCTACCAACAATCTTTCTCTACCTGTTTGTCATTGGGTTGTGGAACTACCGGCTGAGGTCAAGGGTTCCGCCACACATGGATGCTCGTCTCTCTCAGGCTGAGAACACCCATCCGGACGAGCTTGATGAGGAGTTCGACACATTCCCAACATCTCGGCCATCTGACCTAGTGAGGATGAGATATGATAGGTTAAAGAGCGTTGCAGGAAGAGTGCAGACCGTGATTGGAGACCTGGCAACGCAAGGGGAGAGGGCGCTGTCGATACTGGGGTGGAGAGACCCGAGGGCGACAgccatcttcatcatcttctcaTTGATCTGGGCTGTATTTTTGTATGTCACTCCATTTCAAGTTGTAGCAGTGCTCATTGGCCTTTACATTCTTCGACACCCACGGTTTCGGAGCAAGCTGCCATCGGTTCCGGTCAATTTCTTCAAGAGATTACCAGCAAGGTCAGACTCTCTTCTATGA